The nucleotide window GCAGGGCGGCGGTGTCTTGCTTTACCTGGCCCAGGAAGGGCGGGGCATCGGCCTGATCAACAAACTCAGGGCCTATCACCTGCAGGATCAGGGTTTTGACACGGTGGATGCCAACGAGAGGCTCGGTTTTCTCAGTGATGAGCGGATTTTCGAACCGGCCGCGCAGATGTTAAAAAAAATGGGTTTTTCGGCCGTGCGTCTATTGACCAATAACCCGGACAAGGTGGCAGGCCTGGAAGCCTGCGGCATCAAGGTGACCGAGAGAGTGGAACATAAATTCCCGTCCAACGGCCACAATGAATTCTATCTGAGAACCAAGAAAAAACGTTCGGGTCATTTTCTCTAGAACTTTTTATAGCAAATCGTGCTTTTTAAGCTGATGGCGCAGCTGGTGATAGGTCAGGTTCAGATAGACCGCCGTATCCCGCTGATTGTGCTTGTTGGCCTTGAGCGCCTTCTGTAGTAGGTCTTTCTCCAGTTTGGCCACCGTCTCGTTATAGTCAGTTGGCCCCAGGGCGGGAGAGGTTACAGGGCCTGAAGAGGATGGTTCATTGTCCTGTCTCCCTACAGGCTCCTGCTGTCGGACCGGGGATGCGGTTTTGGGTCGCCAGGGTGACCTGAAGGGATCCAGCTCGACGATGTGAACCGGCTCAAACTCGTCTTCGGCATGCCAGACGGCCCGCTCCACCACATTTTTCAGTTCGCGGATGTTGCCGGGCCAGTCATGATCCTGCAGCGCCTCGATCATGTCCCCGGAAAAACCGGGAAAAGACGCCCAGTCACGATCATGGGCGGCGCGCTGGCCGAAATGAAAGGCCAGCAGAATAATATCCTCGCGCCGGGCCCGAAGCGGCGGCAGGGTGATCACATCCAGCGCCAGCCGATCAAGCAGGTCATGGCGGAATTCTCCCGCGTCGGCGGCCGACGGCAGGTCGATGTTGGTGGCGCCGATCAGGCGCACATCCACGGTCAGGACCTTGTTGCCGCCGACCCGCTGGAAGGTGCCATATTCAGTGATGCGCAAGATTTTTTCCTGGGCCGACATGGAGCAGGTGGCGATTTCATCCATGAACAGGGTGCCGCCGTGGGCTTCTTCAAAACGGCCGACCCTTTTGTTGGTGGCCCCGGTGAATGAGCCGGCTTCATGGCCGAACAGTTCTGATTCCAGCAGGCTCTCGGTCAGGGCGGCACAGTTGACCTGGATGAAGTTTCCTTCCCAGCGCGGCGACAGGAAATGAAGGCGGGCGGCGATCAGTTCCTTGCCGGTGCCTCTCTCGCCGATTACGAGGACCGGGCGTTCATGCTTGGCGGCGCGGGAGGCCTGGTCAATCACCTCCAGAAAGGCGGGGCTTTCACCGATAATGGGCTGGTCTTGTGGGGATGACATGAATTTCACCAAAAATTATCAAAAATTCCTAACAGGTAGCGTAAATTATCAACCAAAAAACTTCAACAGAATTCGGTATCTTTAAAAAGTATATATAAAACAATATGTTATAAATATTTCCAAAAACTGGCACGCTTTCTGCAAATGTCAAAGCGGGTAGCGGGAACAGAGCTATTAAATTGGAGAAAGATTATGGGCATTTTTACACGCCTCAGTGATATTGTGAATTCAAACATCAACCACATTCTGGACAAGGCTGAAGATCCGGCAAAAATGATCCGCCTGATGATCCAGGAAATGGAAGACACCCTTGTGGAAGTACGGTCTTCCGCCGCCCGGGTGATCGCCGACCGCAAGGAACTGGACCGCAATCTGGCGCGCCTCGATGCCGCCCAGCAGGAATGGTATGCCAAGGCCGAACTGGCCCTGAGCAAGAATCGTGAAGACCTGGCCAATGGCGCCCTGATGGAACGGGCCAAGCTTGCGGAAATGGCTGAACGTCTGGAAAATGACAGGGATCCCCTGGAAGAGGCGCTGGCCAAATATGAAACCGATATTATTTCCCTGGAAGCCAAGATCAAGGAAGCCAAGACCAAGCAGAAATCCCTGCTTGAGCGTCAGCGTTCTGCCTCAAGCCAGCTTCGGGTTCGCGAGAAACTGTATGACAACCGGATCGAGGACGTCATGACCCGTTTTGGCCAGATGGAGCGCCGGGTCGAGGACACTGAAAGCCGGGTGGAAGCCGCCGATATGGGCCGGGAAAAAAGCCTGCACGAAGAATTTGCCGATCTGGAAACTCAGCAGAAAGTCGCTGACGAACTGGCCGAACTGAAGGCCAAAATGGCCAAAGGCGCAGAAAAAGAAACAACCAAAACCAAGAAAAAATAAAGCAGGCAGGGGTTCGCCCCTTCCTGCGGGGATATAGCATCAGAGGAGAAGTTTGACATGGCCGAAGTTTTTGGAATTTTGTTCCTTACTATCTGCGCCCCCCTTTGGATTATTTTCCATTACATCACGAAATGGAAATCCGCCAAGACGCTGACCAGCGAGGACGAACAGATCCTCAGTGACCTGTACGAGAGCGCGGAAAAGATCGAGAGCCGCCTGAACAATATCGAGCGCATCCTGGATGCGGAATCTCCTGACTGGAGGACAAAGTGATGACACCTCATCCTGAACATCATGCCCCCAAATACAATAAACTGTATCTGGACAAAAAATCTGCAAAGATTTCCGGGGTCTGTGCCGGGCTGGCCGATTACTTCGGTGTCGATGTCACCCTGATCCGTGTTGTCACGGTTATTGCCTTCTTTTTCTTCGGCGGCCCGCTGATCCTGATCGGTTATGTGCTTCTGGCCTGGATGCTGGATCCCCGCCCCGGTGACCTCTATCACGACGAGAAAGAGGGCGAATTCTGGAAGAACGTGCGGGTCAAGCCGCGCAACACGATCCGGGATGTGCGTTATAAATTCCGCGAGATTGAAAAGCGCCTGCGGGCGACGGAAGCCCACATCACCTCAAGCGAATATAAACTCCACAAGGAGTTTCGCGACCTGGAGAATGAGAAATGACCAGTTACAGAGAAGACCGTTATTACCGTCCCGCCCGCCGGCTGTACAAGGACAGTTTCAGGGGCAAGATCTGCGGCGTCTTTGCCGGTCTCGGCGAGTATCTCGGTATCAATGCCGCCCTGCTGAGAATATTGGGCATTGTCGGCATCTTTATGTCCGGCCCTGTGATCATCTTCGCCTACTTCATCGCGGCCCTGGTGATGAGTGACAAGCCGTTTCACCTGTATCGGTAAGCCCGCAAAAGAATATTGAAGGAGGGGTAAAATGAATGTTTTTGAAATGATAGTCATCATTGTGGTGGT belongs to Emcibacter sp. and includes:
- the pspF gene encoding phage shock protein operon transcriptional activator, translating into MSSPQDQPIIGESPAFLEVIDQASRAAKHERPVLVIGERGTGKELIAARLHFLSPRWEGNFIQVNCAALTESLLESELFGHEAGSFTGATNKRVGRFEEAHGGTLFMDEIATCSMSAQEKILRITEYGTFQRVGGNKVLTVDVRLIGATNIDLPSAADAGEFRHDLLDRLALDVITLPPLRARREDIILLAFHFGQRAAHDRDWASFPGFSGDMIEALQDHDWPGNIRELKNVVERAVWHAEDEFEPVHIVELDPFRSPWRPKTASPVRQQEPVGRQDNEPSSSGPVTSPALGPTDYNETVAKLEKDLLQKALKANKHNQRDTAVYLNLTYHQLRHQLKKHDLL
- the pspA gene encoding phage shock protein PspA yields the protein MGIFTRLSDIVNSNINHILDKAEDPAKMIRLMIQEMEDTLVEVRSSAARVIADRKELDRNLARLDAAQQEWYAKAELALSKNREDLANGALMERAKLAEMAERLENDRDPLEEALAKYETDIISLEAKIKEAKTKQKSLLERQRSASSQLRVREKLYDNRIEDVMTRFGQMERRVEDTESRVEAADMGREKSLHEEFADLETQQKVADELAELKAKMAKGAEKETTKTKKK
- the pspB gene encoding envelope stress response membrane protein PspB, whose protein sequence is MAEVFGILFLTICAPLWIIFHYITKWKSAKTLTSEDEQILSDLYESAEKIESRLNNIERILDAESPDWRTK
- the pspC gene encoding envelope stress response membrane protein PspC; the encoded protein is MTPHPEHHAPKYNKLYLDKKSAKISGVCAGLADYFGVDVTLIRVVTVIAFFFFGGPLILIGYVLLAWMLDPRPGDLYHDEKEGEFWKNVRVKPRNTIRDVRYKFREIEKRLRATEAHITSSEYKLHKEFRDLENEK
- a CDS encoding PspC domain-containing protein; amino-acid sequence: MTSYREDRYYRPARRLYKDSFRGKICGVFAGLGEYLGINAALLRILGIVGIFMSGPVIIFAYFIAALVMSDKPFHLYR